From Hirundo rustica isolate bHirRus1 chromosome 1, bHirRus1.pri.v3, whole genome shotgun sequence, a single genomic window includes:
- the SALL3 gene encoding LOW QUALITY PROTEIN: sal-like protein 3 (The sequence of the model RefSeq protein was modified relative to this genomic sequence to represent the inferred CDS: deleted 2 bases in 2 codons): MSRRKQAKPQHLKSDEELQAEVVSEHAVPGEGADDGDSGNESRSGSEETNVCEKCCGEFFKWTDFLEHKKNCTKNPLVLIVNEDEPAPAPAEECPEPSPASSPSDQAESEAAEEGVQAENNDNSEVKNTEKEEEPMEVETSAEKSFQNQGTSNTATPLPQIPEPSSMTSYNMPNTNVTLETLLSTKVAVAQFSQSARATASASISSGVTAVAIPMILEQLMALQQQQIHQLQLIEQIRSQVAMMNRQPLRPSLNQIVAAQGGPGQASNQLQGFAASAAVQLTAVIPSTIVGQATSGQPTAFDVSQHISRPTSGASTPNISSGGSSALPESGVPSSSNAITSITPISVSNAPNSGSQPQNASTPPSIGHGSLTSVSSLPNPLLPQTSSNSVIFPNPLVSIAATANALDPLSALMKHRKGKPPNVSVFEPKSSSEDPFFKHKCRFCAKVFGSDSALQIHLRSHTGERPFKCNICGNRFSTKGNLKVHFQRHKEKYPHIQMNPYPVPEYLDNVPTCSGIPYGMSLPPEKPVTTWLDSKPVLPTVPTSIGLQLPPTIAGVNSYGDSPSITPMSRSPQRPSPASSECTSLSPSLNTSESGIPASAESPQPIQSGSSLTKAEPITLPPTSTRLGDLSVGGQVPAASTSSVPTVVTDSSVATSLPNPVLPAVSDQFKAKFPFGGLLDSMQTSETSKLQQLVENIDKKMTDPNQCIICHRVLSCQSALKMHYRTHTGERPFKCKICGRAFTTKGNLKTHFGVHRAKPPLRVQHSCPICQKKFTNAVVLQQHIRMHMGGQIPNTPLPEGFQDAMDSELSYDEKNVDSLSNFDDDIDENSMEEDLELKDTASDSSKPLISYSGSCPSSPPSVISSIAALENQMKMIDSVMNCQQLTSLKSVENGSGESDHLSNDSSSAVGDLESQSAGSPAMSESSSSMQALSPVNSNSESFRSKSPGLSNQEEPQEIQLKTEKPDSPPPTTENGGALDLTSTNPGRPVIKEEAPFSLLFLNRERGPSQSTPSLVTSTAPTMIKMEVNGHSKPISLGEVPSLPAGIQVPAAPQTVMSPGITAMLAPPPRRTPKQHNCQSCGKTFSSASALQIHERTHTGEKPFGCTICGRAFTTKGNLKVHMGTHMWNNAPARRGRRLSVENPMALLGGDALKFSEMFQKDLAARAMNVDPNFWNQYAAAITNGLAMKNNEISVIQNGGIPQLPVSLGGGAIPPLSNLTGGMDKARTGSSPPIVSLDKASSETGASRPFTRFIEDNKEIGIN, from the exons ATGTCTCGTCGAAAGCAAGCGAAACCCCAGCATCTCAAATCGGACGAAGAGCTGCAAGCAGAGGTAGTTTCAGAGCACG CAGTCCCGGGAGAAGGAGCAGATGATGGTGATAGCGGGAACGAGAGCAGGAGTGGAAGCGAAGAAACCAATGTCTGTGAGAAATGCTGTGGCGAGTTCTTCAAGTGGACGGACTTCCTGGAGCACAAGAAGAACTGCACTAAAAACCCCCTGGTGCTGATTGTCAATGAAGATgaaccagctccagctccgGCTGAGGAATGCCCTGAGCCCTCACCCGCGAGCTCTCCCAGTGACCAGGCAGAGAGTGAAGCTGCTGAAGAAGGCGTCCAGGCAGAAAACAATGACAACTCTGAggtaaaaaacacagaaaaggaagaagagccAATGGAGGTAGAAACTTCTGCAGAGAAAAGTTTCCAGAATCAAGGCACCTCAAACACAGCTACTCCTCTACCTCAGATCCCTGAACCATCTTCCATGACAAGCTATAACATGCCAAACACCAATGTCACGCTAGAGACTCTGCTGAGCACTAAAGTGGCAGTTGCGCAGTTCTCGCAGAGCGCACGGGCCACTGCTTCTGCAAGCATCAGCAGCGGGGTGACGGCTGTGGCCATCCCCATGATTCTGGAGCAGCTCATGGCCCTGCAGCAACAGCAGATTCACCAGCTCCAGCTGATTGAACAGATCCGCAGTCAGGTGGCAATGATGAACCGCCAACCCCTGCGACCATCCCTCAACCAGATCGTGGCTGCCCAGGGTGGTCCCGGGCAGGCCTCCAACCAGCTGCAGGGGTTTGCCGCCAGCGCCGCCGTCCAGCTCACCGCAGTCATTCCTTCCACCATTGTGGGGCAGGCCACCAGTGGTCAGCCTACTGCCTTTGATGTCTCTCAGCACATCTCGAGACCTACATCTGGAGCAAGTACACCCAATATATCCAGTGGTGGCTCTTCTGCCCTGCCTGAATCAGGTGTACCTTCCTCCTCAAACGCAATTACGTCCATAACTCCCATTTCTGTGTCAAATGCTCCTAACAGTGGTTCACAGCCCCAGAACGCTTCAACTCCA CCTTCAATAGGACATGGAAGCCTCACCTCAGTATCCAGCCTGCCAAACCCACTTCTACCTCAGACTTCATCAAACAGCGTGATCTTCCCCAATCCACTGGTTAGCATTGCCGCAACTGCTAATGCGCTCGATCCTTTGTCTGCCCTTATGAAGCACCGCAAAGGAAAGCCACCAAATGTGTCAGTGTTTGAACCGAAGTCAAGCTCTGAGGATcccttttttaaacacaaatgcCGATTTTGTGCCAAGGTCTTTGGAAGTGACAGTGCTTTACAAATTCACCTCCGCTCACATACAGGCGAAAGACCTTTTAAGTGTAACATATGTGGAAACCGCTTTTCCACAAAGGGCAACCTGAAAGTTCATTTTCAGAGGCATAAAGAGAAATACCCTCATATTCAGATGAACCCTTATCCTGTTCCAGAATACCTCGATAATGTGCCCACCTGCTCTGGAATCCCATATGGGATGTCGCTG CCCCCCGAAAAGCCAGTCACAACATGGTTAGACAGTAAGCCTGTTTTACCAACAGTCCCAACTTCCAtcgggctgcagctgccccccaCTATAGCTGGTGTGAACAGTTACGGAGACTCTCCAAGTATTACTCCTATGAGCAGGTCACCCCAGAGGCCTTCTCCTGCTTCCAGTGAATGCACTTCTCTATCCCCGAGCCTCAACACTTCTGAGTCGGGCATTCCGGCATCTGCTGAATCCCCACAGCCCATTCAGAGTGGCTCATCTCTGACCAAGGCAGAACCTATCACTCTGCCTCCCACGAGCACACGGCTTGGGGACCTTTCTGTAGGTGGGCAAGTTCCTGCAGCTTCCACGTCTTCAGttcctacagtagttacagaTAGCAGTGTTGCAACAAGCCTCCCAAACCCTGTGCTTCCAGCAGTGTCTGACCAGTTTAAGGCAAAGTTTCCATTTGGTGGTCTGCTAGATTCTATGCAAACATCAGAAACCTCAAAACTACAACAGCTAGTGGAGAACATTGATAAGAAGATGACAGATCCAAATCAATGCATCATTTGTCACCGTGTGCTTAGTTGTCAGAGCGCTCTCAAGATGCATTACAGAACACATACAGGAGAAAGaccatttaaatgcaaaatttgtGGACGTGCCTTTACTACAAAAGGCAATctaaaaacacattttggagTTCATCGAGCAAAGCCACCACTTAGAGTACAGCACTCGTGTCCCATTTGTCAGAAGAAATTTACAAACGCTGTTGTTCTTCAGCAGCACATTCGTATGCATATGGGTGGGCAAATTCCAAACACGCCACTACCAGAGGGCTTCCAGGATGCCATGGACTCAGAGCTTTCCTATGATGAGAAGAATGTTGACTCACTGAGCAACTTTGATGATGACATTGATGAAAATTCTATGGAAGAGGACCTGGAACTAAAGGACACAGCAAGTGATTCATCCAAACCCCTTATCTCTTACTCTGGGTCATGTCCTTCTTCACCACCTTCTGTGATCTCCAGTATTGCTGCTTTAGAGAATCAAATGAAAATGATTGATTCTGTCATGAACTGTCAGCAGCTGACCAGTTTAAAATCCGTAGAAAATGGATCAGGGGAAAGTGACCATTTGAGCAATGACTCCTCATCAGCCGTTGGTGATCTTGAAAGCCAGAGTGCAGGCAGCCCTGCAATGTCAGAGTCTTCATCCTCCATGCAAGCTTTGTCTCCTGTGAATAGCAATAGTGAAAGTTTCAGATCAAAGTCCCCCGGTCTCAGTAACCAGGAAGAGCCACAAGAAATAcaattaaagacagaaaaaccaGACAGTCCGCCACCCACAACTGAAAATGGAGGCGCATTAGATCTGACATCCACCAACCCGGGAAGACCGGTCATCAAAGAGGAGGCTCCTTTTAGTCTGCTGTTCCTGAACAGAGAACGTG GTCCCAGCCAAAGTACTCCTAGCCTGGTCACCAGTACAGCACCTACCATGATCAAAATGGAAGTGAATGGTCACAGCAAGCCGATCTCTTTGGGTGAGGTTCCCTCGCTTCCAGCTGGAATCCAGGTTCCTGCTGCACCACAGACAGTGATGAGTCCGGGGATCACCGCTATGCTGGCACCCCCCCCTCGCCGGACTCCCAAGCAGCACAACTGTCAGTCGTGCGGGAAGACCTTCTCCTCAGCAAGTGCACTGCAGATACACGAGCGCACCCATACCGGTGAAAAACCGTTTGGTTGCACAATCTGTGGTAGAGCTTTTACCACAAAGGGGAATCTTAAG GTTCACATGGGGACTCACATGTGGAATAATGCCCCTGCACGCCGTGGCCGACGCCTCTCTGTGGAAAACCCCATGGCTTTGCTTGGTGGTGATGCTCTCAAGTTCTCTGAGATGTTCCAGAAGGATTTGGCAGCTCGGGCCATGAATGTTGACCCCAATTTTTGGAACCAATATGCCGCAGCTATCACTAACGGACTTGCTATGAAGAACAATGAGATTTCTGTCATACAGAACGGAGGCATTCCTCAGCTCCCAGTAAGTCTAGGCGGAGGCGCCATCCCGCCTCTAAGTAACCTTACCGGTGGCATGGACAAAGCTCGCACGGGCAGCAGCCCTCCCATTGTCAGTCTGGACAAAGCAAGTTCTGAAACGGGAGCCAGTCGTCCATTCACCAGATTTATTGAGGATAATAAAGAGATTGGCATAAATTAA